The following are encoded together in the Leuconostoc mesenteroides subsp. mesenteroides ATCC 8293 genome:
- a CDS encoding DnaD domain protein — protein MMQNDGTIEFHAKAGVFVQSNTPITLTDLDRAFDLYTPFIGATGYALYHMLVRELPYNTRLDAREDHNFILDSLNVSLPDFVKVRRRLEAVGLLTTLYTEDALGEIYTYQLFAPLDVDSFFKEKLLAGLLFKYVGEERYLTLQKRYATQGQPNVKGDNISAKFLQVFKHDTATSLPTVEVKASHGKIEIEDDFNFENFTGLVRGTTIEKLAQHRDFLVSMHVIYGVDEVTLAGYTSQAISLDTHDVDEKILQQVMRQNRTTVVAEPVVSQPVQQNRSREMLQLVQDAKTLAPNAFIEDVKFKKGGGFVTRNEYYFISKMIKDVRLKAEVVNMLVWYELGKRNRDTVNVDTAETIANSWLKMHVNSAEAALDAIEKYQPSRPTKRNYTKKVTRVEPKMPSDTPQNKPATSVDEVAEALAELKKLNIKTKN, from the coding sequence ATGATGCAAAATGATGGCACAATTGAGTTTCACGCTAAGGCTGGTGTTTTTGTGCAGTCAAACACACCAATCACATTGACTGATTTAGATCGTGCTTTTGATTTATACACGCCGTTTATTGGTGCAACTGGATATGCATTGTACCATATGTTGGTAAGAGAATTACCCTACAATACACGACTAGATGCACGTGAAGATCATAATTTTATTTTAGATAGTCTGAATGTCAGTTTACCCGATTTTGTTAAGGTTCGTCGTCGTTTAGAAGCGGTTGGCCTATTGACGACACTTTATACGGAAGATGCTTTGGGAGAAATTTATACGTATCAATTATTTGCTCCGCTTGACGTTGACAGTTTTTTCAAAGAAAAATTATTGGCCGGACTATTGTTTAAATATGTTGGGGAAGAACGTTATTTAACACTCCAGAAACGATATGCTACACAAGGACAACCAAACGTGAAGGGTGATAATATATCCGCCAAGTTTTTACAGGTCTTCAAGCACGATACAGCTACCTCATTACCAACAGTTGAAGTAAAAGCAAGTCATGGCAAAATTGAAATAGAAGATGACTTTAATTTTGAAAACTTTACCGGCTTAGTGAGAGGTACAACAATAGAAAAGTTGGCACAACATCGTGATTTCTTAGTATCGATGCACGTGATTTACGGTGTTGATGAGGTGACGCTGGCTGGCTATACCTCCCAGGCAATATCATTAGATACGCATGATGTTGACGAAAAGATTTTGCAGCAAGTTATGCGTCAGAATCGTACAACCGTCGTTGCAGAGCCGGTGGTCTCACAGCCAGTACAACAAAACCGTTCCAGAGAAATGTTACAATTAGTTCAAGATGCAAAAACATTAGCGCCTAATGCCTTTATTGAAGATGTTAAGTTTAAAAAAGGTGGCGGATTTGTGACACGAAATGAATATTATTTCATCAGTAAAATGATCAAAGATGTGCGCCTCAAAGCAGAGGTTGTCAACATGTTGGTTTGGTACGAGTTGGGTAAACGAAATCGTGATACTGTCAATGTTGATACAGCGGAAACAATTGCTAATTCATGGTTGAAAATGCATGTGAATTCGGCTGAAGCAGCTCTAGATGCAATTGAAAAATATCAACCTAGTCGCCCTACAAAGCGAAACTATACCAAAAAAGTGACGCGTGTCGAACCAAAAATGCCTTCTGATACTCCCCAAAATAAGCCAGCAACTTCTGTGGATGAAGTAGCGGAAGCCTTAGCTGAACTAAAAAAGTTGAATATTAAGACTAAGAATTGA